In Neptuniibacter halophilus, the genomic stretch ACCAGAGCCTGATCGATCTGCTGACGGAGCTGCGGATTATCATCCATAGCCAGCCACTTAACCGTAAAACTGGTGCCCATGGTCGCTCCCTGATGGATCAGGATACGGGGCTCAGGATCACTCTGGCAACCACTCAGCAGAGAGAGGAATAAAAACAAAGGGGCCAGCAGCAGAGCTGCCGGCCATCTGGAGGTTTGTCCTGCGACAAACATGTCTTGCTTAACCACCAAAGTCATCAAGGAAGATGTTCTCGCGCTCTACACCCAGATCCAGAAGCATCTGAATGACCGCAGAGTTCATCATCGGTGGTCCACACATGTAGTACTCACAATCTTCCGGCGCTTCATGATCCTTCAGATAGTTTTCATACAGTACGTTATGGATAAATCCGGTAAGGCCGTCCCAGTTGTCTTCCGGCATCGGATCAGACAGGGCCAGGTGCCACTGGAAGTTATCATTTTCCGCCTGCAGCAGATCGTACTCTTCGTTATAGAACGATTCACGCATGGAGCGCGCACCGTACCAGAAAGAGATCTTACGCTTGGACTCAAGACGTTTGAGCTGGTCGAAGATATGTGAACGCATTGGCGCCATACCTGCACCACCACCGATAAAGACCATTTCACAGTCGTTATCAGTCGCAAAGAACTCACCGAACGGTCCGTAAACAGTGATCTTATCGCCTTCTTTCAGATTAAATACGTAAGAAGACATGATCCCCGGCGGGAAGTCAGTACCCGGAGGCGGTGAAGCGATACGGATATTGAACTTAACAATACCTTTCTCTTCCGGATAGTTCGCCATGGAGTAAGCACGAATCGTCGGCTCAGTCACCGTAGAGGTGTACTTCCACATGTTGAACTTATCCCAGTCTTCACGGTACTCATCCTGGATTTCGAAGTCTTTGTAGTGAACAACGTGCGGCGGACATTCCAGCTGCACATAACCACCGGCACGGAAGTCTACGTTTTCACCTTCTGGCAGACGCAGGGTCAGCTCTTTGATGAACGTAGCAACGTTGTCGTTAGACTCAACCGTACACTCCCACTTCTTAACCCCGAAGATCTCTTCTTCGAGTTCAATCTCCATATCCTGCTTCACAGCCACCTGACATGACAGACGCCAGCCATCTTTGGCCTCACGCATCGTAAAGTGAGATTCCTCGGTAGGCAGCATCGAGCCACCACCGCTGTGAACTTCACATTTACACTGCGCACAGGTACCACCGCCACCACAGGCAGATGGGATAAAGATCCCCTGATCCGCCAGGGTCTGCAGCAGCTTACCACCTGCAGGAACGGTTACAGCTTTTTCCGGGTCGTTATTGATCGAGATCGTCACGTTACCGGAGCTAACCAGTTTAGAACGGGCTGCCAGAATTACCGCAACCAGTGCAAGCACCACTGCGGTAAACATGACAACACCGAGAACGATTTCAGCATTCATTGGCTAATCCTTCCTTTAGTTGACCATGTTGGCATTACAGCTGAACGCCGGAGAATGACATGAAGCCCAGAGACATCAGACCTACAGTAATGAAGGTGATACCCAGACCACGCAGTCCTTCCGGAACGTCGCTGTATTTCAGTTTTTCACGGATACCTGCCAGTGCAGTGATGGCCAGAGCCCAACCTACACCTGCGCCTACACCGTAAACCACGGACTCACCAAAGGTGTAATCACGCTCTACCATAAACAGAGCAGCACCCATGATGGCACAGTTTACTGTAATCAGCGGCAGGAACACGCCCAGTGCGTTGTACAGTGCCGGAACGTACTTATCCAGGAACATCTCAAGGATCTGTACGATCGCAGCAATTACGCCGATGTAAGAGATGTAACCGAGAAAGCTCAGATCAACTTCCGGGTAACCCGCCCACGCCAGTGCGCCTTCACGCAGCAGCAGGTTGTAGATCAGGTTATTGACCGGCGTAGTAATCGCGAGCACGACAACAACCGCGATACCCAGACCCAGAGCTGTCTGCACCTTCTTGGAGATCGCCAGGAAGGTACACATCCCCAGGAAGAACGCCAGCGCCATGTTTTCAACGAAAATCGCCTTAACGGCAAGGCTGATGTACTGTTCCATTACACAGCCTCCTTCTTAGTGTTCTTAGCCAGTTCAAACTCCGGTGCTTCTACCTGATCCTTGTGGAAGGTGCGCACCAGCCAGATGAACATACCAATAATGAAGAATGCACTTGGTGGCAGCAGCATCAGGCCATTAGCCATGTACCAGCCGCCATCAGTAACCAGTGGCAGAATCTCATAACCAAACAGCTTGCCGGCGCCAAACAGCTCACGCAGGAAGCCAACGAAGATCAGAACCACACCGTAACCCAGACCGTTACCGATACCGTCCATAAAGGAGATACCCGGAGGGTTCTTCATCGCAAAGGCTTCAGCTCGACCCATTACGATACAGTTGGTGATGATCAGACCTACGAATACTGAAAGCTGTTTTGATACATCGTATGCAAAGGCTTTCAGAATCTGGTCAACCACAATTACCAGAGAGGCAATGATGGTCATCTGACAGATAATTCGGATGTTACCCGGAATATGGTTACGGATGATCGAAACAAACAGGTTCGAAAATGCCGTTACCGCGATTACGGCCATGGTCATAACCATGGCAGTATTCAGGTTTGAGGTAACCGCCAGCGCAGAACAGACACCGAGGATCTGAAGACCGATCGGGTTGTTCTTGAAAATAGGAGTACCCAGTACTTCTTTAGCTTGTGACATCGCTTACGCCTCCCCTGCTTTCAGGTTAGCCAGGAAGGGAGCATAACCGTTCGCGCCCATCCAGAAGTGAACCAGATTGGTTACACCCACACTTGTCAGAGTTGCACCGGACAAACCATCAATCTGGTGTTTAGCATTGGCAGAAGCCGGATCAACAGCACCTTTGATCAGACCCAGCGCCGGCTCCATAGAACCTGCCGGATATACTTCTTTACCAGGCCAGATCGCTTTCCAGTTAGGGTTATCTACTTCACCACCCAGACCCGGGGTCTCAGCATGAGAGTAGAAGCCCAGGCCAACCACAGTATTCAGGTCGCCTTCCAGCGCCAGGAATCCGTAAAGCGTAGACCAGAGTCCGTAACCATGAACTGGCAGAATCACCTTCTCGATCTGACCTTCACTCTCAACCAGATAAACCGGCATGATGTTAGCCTGATACTTAATAGAAGCGATATCTACATCTTTGCTCAGTGCTTTGCCGAGCTGCGGATCTTTAGCTGCTTTCTTGGCATCGTACTTTGCAGGTACATCCGTTGTGAATTTGCCGGTTTCCAGATCAACGTACTTAGTTGTGATCTGAGCAAACAGCTCATCTACAGATTTACCCGGCTGGTTGATACCTGCCGCAGCCAGAATGTTGCTCTTACGGTCCAGATCTTTGTTTGCAATCTGCTTAGGTTTCAGCAGTACCGCCGCAGCAGATACGATCACCGAGCAGACAACACACAACAGAACGGTAACGGTAATCGTCTTACCGATAGTGTCATTATTAGCTGACATCGCGCGCCTTCCTCCGTTTAATGTTTGCCTGGACAACAAAGTTGTCAATCAGCGGTGCGAACAGGTTACCGAACAGGATCGCCAGCATCATCCCTTCAGGGAAAGCCGGGTTAACCACACGGATCAGAACCACCATCACACCAATCAGCGCACCGAAGTACCACTTACCTTTGTTGGTCATGGAAGCAGACACAGGGTCTGTTGCCATAAAGAACATACCAAAGGCAAAACCACCCAGTACCAGATGCCAGTAGAATGGCATGGCAAACATCGGGTTAGTCTCGGAACCGATCAGGTTAAACAGGGTCGAGGTCGCAACCATGCCCAGGAAGACACCGGCAACGATACGCCACGCAGCCACCTTAGCAATCAGCAATACCAGACCACCCAACGCAATCGCGAAGGTAGATACCTCACCTACCGAGCCCTGAATGTTACCGATAAAGGCATCAAACCAGGTGATGTTCGCAGCCAGGATCGCATCGATACCACCTGCAGCAGCGAGGCCCAGCGGTGTAGCGCCGGAGAAGCCATCAACGGCAGTCCAGATCGCATCACCTGACATCTGCGCCGGATAAGCGAAGAACAGGAACGCACGACCGGTCAGTGCCGGGTTAAGGAAGTTTTTGCCGGTACCGCCAAATACTTCTTTACCAATAACCACACCGAAGCTGATACCCAGCGCAACCTGCCACAACGGAATAGTTGGCGGCAGAATCAGCGCAAACAGTACGGAAGTCACAAAGAAACCTTCGTTCACTTCATGACCACGCTTCATCGCGAACAGGACTTCCCAGAAACCGCCTACAACAAAGGTAACGATGTAAACAGGCAACCAGTATGCCGCACCGTGGATAATGTTGTCCCACAGGCTGTCAGGATTAAAGCTGGTCAGAGCACCGGCAATTGCACCCTGCCAGGAAGACGCTTCAGTCATGCCCAGCTGCGCCATCGCAGTGTTAGCCTGCAGGCCAACGTTGTACATACCGAAGAAAATCGCCGGGAAGGTACACATCCATACCAGGATCATCATACGTTTCAGGTCAACTGCGTCACGTACGTGCGCCGCTGTTTTGGTAACGTGTCCCGGAGTGTAGAAAATGGTATCCGCGGCTTCATAAAGCGCGTACCAGTTTTCATATTTGCCGCCTTTATGGAAATGCGGCTCCATCTTATCGAGAATATTTCGCAAGCTCATGATCAGGCCTCTTTCTCAATACGCGTCAGATTGTCGCGAAGGATCGGACCGTACTCATATTTGCCCGGGCAGGCGAACGTGCACAGCGCAAGATCTTCTTCATCCAGCTCAAGGCAGCCCAGCTCCATCGCAGATACGATATCACCAGTCACCAGAGCACGCAGAAGCTGAGTTGGCAGAATATCCAGAGGCATCAGCTCTTCAAACTGACCCACAGGCACCATGGCACGTTCAGAACCATTGGTCGTTGTGGTGAAATCGAATTTCTTCGAAGAACGGCTCAGGAAAGAGCTGAATACATTCAGCACTGAGAACTTATCGCTGCCCGGTTTCAGCCAGCCTATAAACTCACGGGTGTCACCCTCTTCCAGAATACTGATCTGGTTGGCATAACGCCCGAGGAAGGCAAACGGACCGTTCGCAGTACGACCGTTCCACACGGAACCACTGATCACACGGTTATGCTCGCCCTGCTGAGCACCTGCCAGCAGCTCGTCCAGACTGGCGCCCATACGGGTACGTACCAGACCAGGTTTAGCCGCTTTAGGGCCTGCAACGGCAACAACACGATCAGTAAACAGCTTACCTTCGGTAAATAGTTTACCAATGGCAATCACATCCTGATAACCCACTGTCCAGACGGTTTTCTTCTGAGAAACCGGATCCAGGAAATGGATATGCGTGCCGGCATTGCCCGCCGGATGGCCACCCGCAAACTCTTCTACAGAAACCCCTTCGGCTGAAGGAATATCAGCACCCGGTGCTTTACACAGGAATACCTTGGTTTCTGTCAGCTTATTAAGGATAGTCAGACCCTGACTGAAGGCTTCAGCCTGCTCTGCAATCACTACGGACGGATCAGCCGCCAGCGGATTGGTATCCATCGCTGTAACGAAGATGGAGTGCGGTTTGCTGCCCGGCGCTGGTACACGGCTGAACGGACGGGTCCGCAGGGCGGCCCACATACCGGAATCGATCAGATTCTGTTCAACCTGCTCTGCACTCAGACCAGCAAGCTCAGTTGCACTGTATTTATTGAATTCAACCGCATCGTCGCCGTCCAGTTCAATCACGACAGACTGAAGTACACGACGTTCACCACGGTTAATGGCCTTAACTACACCCGCACCTGGTGCTGTGTAGTGAACGCCTTCTGTTTTTTTATCGGAAAAGATCACTTGACCGAGTTTTACTCGATCACCCACCTTGACGGCCATGGTAGGTTTCATACCTACATAGTCAGAGCCGATTACGGCGACGGAACTCACTGCTGGGCCATCTGTAATAGATTGCTCAGGTGCGCCCGTGATCGGTAGATCCAGACCTTTGTTGATCTTGATCATACGCCTCACCCAATTACGTTAAACTCTTTCAGGATTCTATTCGCGATTTCGGTATCATTTGCGACCTGTCCCCGAGCGCAAGGGATACCTTTGTATAGTTATTACGCGAATAGAATTACCCCACCCAAAAATCCGACTAAGTATACCTGAGCAACGTGTCATTTTTCTACAAACAGCCTTACATATCAGTGCCTTCCCTTAACTAAAGTAGGCACCCTCGCGTAGACCTGTTTGTTATATATATATTCCATTAAGATATTTAGAATACCAAACAAACAAAAAGCCACCCTATTGGTGGCTTTTTAATCAATCAGTTATTACAGCTTAGCCTTCTACAGGGAACGCCGGCAGAGTGCACTGTGCCATTTTCTGAACCATACGGATCACCTGGCAGCTATAACCGAATTCGTTATCGTACCAAACGTACAGTACACAACGCTTACCGCCGGCAATCGTCGCCAGCGCATCAACAACACCTGCAGCACGGGAACCGACAAAGTCAGTAGAAACCGCTTCAGGGGAGTTGCTGAAATCGATCTGCTTCTGCATTGGACCGTGCAGAGCAGCATCACGCAGGTATGCGTTCAGCTCTTCCTTCTCGGTCTCACTTTCCAGATTCAGGTTCAGGATTGCCATGGAAACGTTTGGCGTAGGTACGCGAATCGCGTTACCTGTCAGCTTGCCTTCCATTGCCGGCAGCGCTTTAGATACCGCTTTTGCCGCACCGGTTTCAGTGATAACCATGTTCAGGCCAGCCGCACGACCGCGACGATCACCTTTGTGATAGTTATCAATCAGGTTCTGGTCGTTGGTGTACGCATGCACAGTCTCAACGTGACCGTTTTCGATACCGTACTTGTCATAAACCGCTTTCAGAACAGGCGTGATCGCATTGGTTGTACAGGACGCAGCAGACAGAATCTTGTCCTGAGCATCGATGTCACCATCGTTAACACCCATTACGATGTTCTTAACACCTTTGCCCGGCGCAGTCAGAACCACACGGGATGCACCTTTAGATTTCAGGTGCAGGGACAGGCCCTCTTCATCACGCCATTTACCTGTGTTATCGATTACAACGGCATTGTTGATGCCGTACTCAGTGTAATCAATTTCATCCGGAGAGTTAGCGAAGATCACCTGGATCACATTACCGTTGGCAGTGATGGTGTTGTTTTCTTCATCGACAGTGATGGTGCCTTTGAAAGAACCGTGTACAGAATCGCGACGCAGCAGGCTGGCACGCTTTTCCAGATCTTTCGCCGCTGCACCTTTACGCACAACCATTGCACGCAGACGCAGGGCCTGACCACCACCGGTGCGCTCGATCAGCAGACGCGCCAGCAGACGTCCGATACGACCGAAACCGTAAAGAACGATATCGGTGGCTTCACGATCTTCAGAATCAATCACTTCAGCCAGTTCAGCTTTCAGGAAGGACTCCAGATCCTGACCGTTACCTTCGTTACGGTATTTGATCGCCAGCTTACCCGCATCGATGTGCGCGTTGCGAACGTTCAGTTTTTTAACCGTTTCCAGAATCGGGAAGGTATCAACCACATTCAGTTCCTGATCTTCGATCTGGCGGGCATAGCGATGCGCCTTCAGAATGTCGATAACGGAACGTTTGATGATCAGACGACCGAAAACAGAGGTTTCGATATTGCTGTCACGATACAGACCACCTACCAGTGGTACCATTGCTTCGGCTAGGGCTTCGCGTTCTTTCCAGTCAGCGAAAACTTGATCTTGGCTCACATGAAACTCCAAAAAGTTATTTCAACTCTTGGCTACCGCCGGCGGTCAGAATTGCCACCAGTCGGCCCTTAAAAATTTGGTGCGCGCATTATCCTCTTTTCTCCGTCATTGAGCAAATGCACAACAATAGACTTTCGGACAGCGCAAAAAGTTTATTAATACCTGTCCGGAGCGAATATTCGGGTCGAGACACCTACCATTTACCACTTCAGCCGTTAAACTAGGCCTCCGTACCGATTCACCAGCGATTTAGGAGCGTGCCGTGCTGCAACTGAACTACCCTTTACCTACCGGAGCCGGAGACCGCAAGCAACTGGGTCAGATCCATGGCGCGGCAGCGGGTGTCATTATCAGTGATGCAGCCAGTCGCTATCAGGGTTTCACACTCGTCATCACCCGCGACAGCCAGCAAGCGGTTCGCCTGCATGATGAAGTGGCA encodes the following:
- a CDS encoding Na(+)-translocating NADH-quinone reductase subunit C → MSANNDTIGKTITVTVLLCVVCSVIVSAAAVLLKPKQIANKDLDRKSNILAAAGINQPGKSVDELFAQITTKYVDLETGKFTTDVPAKYDAKKAAKDPQLGKALSKDVDIASIKYQANIMPVYLVESEGQIEKVILPVHGYGLWSTLYGFLALEGDLNTVVGLGFYSHAETPGLGGEVDNPNWKAIWPGKEVYPAGSMEPALGLIKGAVDPASANAKHQIDGLSGATLTSVGVTNLVHFWMGANGYAPFLANLKAGEA
- the nqrF gene encoding NADH:ubiquinone reductase (Na(+)-transporting) subunit F, which codes for MNAEIVLGVVMFTAVVLALVAVILAARSKLVSSGNVTISINNDPEKAVTVPAGGKLLQTLADQGIFIPSACGGGGTCAQCKCEVHSGGGSMLPTEESHFTMREAKDGWRLSCQVAVKQDMEIELEEEIFGVKKWECTVESNDNVATFIKELTLRLPEGENVDFRAGGYVQLECPPHVVHYKDFEIQDEYREDWDKFNMWKYTSTVTEPTIRAYSMANYPEEKGIVKFNIRIASPPPGTDFPPGIMSSYVFNLKEGDKITVYGPFGEFFATDNDCEMVFIGGGAGMAPMRSHIFDQLKRLESKRKISFWYGARSMRESFYNEEYDLLQAENDNFQWHLALSDPMPEDNWDGLTGFIHNVLYENYLKDHEAPEDCEYYMCGPPMMNSAVIQMLLDLGVERENIFLDDFGG
- a CDS encoding NADH:ubiquinone reductase (Na(+)-transporting) subunit B; the protein is MSLRNILDKMEPHFHKGGKYENWYALYEAADTIFYTPGHVTKTAAHVRDAVDLKRMMILVWMCTFPAIFFGMYNVGLQANTAMAQLGMTEASSWQGAIAGALTSFNPDSLWDNIIHGAAYWLPVYIVTFVVGGFWEVLFAMKRGHEVNEGFFVTSVLFALILPPTIPLWQVALGISFGVVIGKEVFGGTGKNFLNPALTGRAFLFFAYPAQMSGDAIWTAVDGFSGATPLGLAAAGGIDAILAANITWFDAFIGNIQGSVGEVSTFAIALGGLVLLIAKVAAWRIVAGVFLGMVATSTLFNLIGSETNPMFAMPFYWHLVLGGFAFGMFFMATDPVSASMTNKGKWYFGALIGVMVVLIRVVNPAFPEGMMLAILFGNLFAPLIDNFVVQANIKRRKARDVS
- a CDS encoding Na(+)-translocating NADH-quinone reductase subunit A, whose translation is MIKINKGLDLPITGAPEQSITDGPAVSSVAVIGSDYVGMKPTMAVKVGDRVKLGQVIFSDKKTEGVHYTAPGAGVVKAINRGERRVLQSVVIELDGDDAVEFNKYSATELAGLSAEQVEQNLIDSGMWAALRTRPFSRVPAPGSKPHSIFVTAMDTNPLAADPSVVIAEQAEAFSQGLTILNKLTETKVFLCKAPGADIPSAEGVSVEEFAGGHPAGNAGTHIHFLDPVSQKKTVWTVGYQDVIAIGKLFTEGKLFTDRVVAVAGPKAAKPGLVRTRMGASLDELLAGAQQGEHNRVISGSVWNGRTANGPFAFLGRYANQISILEEGDTREFIGWLKPGSDKFSVLNVFSSFLSRSSKKFDFTTTTNGSERAMVPVGQFEELMPLDILPTQLLRALVTGDIVSAMELGCLELDEEDLALCTFACPGKYEYGPILRDNLTRIEKEA
- a CDS encoding glyceraldehyde-3-phosphate dehydrogenase; the protein is MSQDQVFADWKEREALAEAMVPLVGGLYRDSNIETSVFGRLIIKRSVIDILKAHRYARQIEDQELNVVDTFPILETVKKLNVRNAHIDAGKLAIKYRNEGNGQDLESFLKAELAEVIDSEDREATDIVLYGFGRIGRLLARLLIERTGGGQALRLRAMVVRKGAAAKDLEKRASLLRRDSVHGSFKGTITVDEENNTITANGNVIQVIFANSPDEIDYTEYGINNAVVIDNTGKWRDEEGLSLHLKSKGASRVVLTAPGKGVKNIVMGVNDGDIDAQDKILSAASCTTNAITPVLKAVYDKYGIENGHVETVHAYTNDQNLIDNYHKGDRRGRAAGLNMVITETGAAKAVSKALPAMEGKLTGNAIRVPTPNVSMAILNLNLESETEKEELNAYLRDAALHGPMQKQIDFSNSPEAVSTDFVGSRAAGVVDALATIAGGKRCVLYVWYDNEFGYSCQVIRMVQKMAQCTLPAFPVEG
- the nqrE gene encoding NADH:ubiquinone reductase (Na(+)-transporting) subunit E, whose amino-acid sequence is MEQYISLAVKAIFVENMALAFFLGMCTFLAISKKVQTALGLGIAVVVVLAITTPVNNLIYNLLLREGALAWAGYPEVDLSFLGYISYIGVIAAIVQILEMFLDKYVPALYNALGVFLPLITVNCAIMGAALFMVERDYTFGESVVYGVGAGVGWALAITALAGIREKLKYSDVPEGLRGLGITFITVGLMSLGFMSFSGVQL
- a CDS encoding NADH:ubiquinone reductase (Na(+)-transporting) subunit D is translated as MSQAKEVLGTPIFKNNPIGLQILGVCSALAVTSNLNTAMVMTMAVIAVTAFSNLFVSIIRNHIPGNIRIICQMTIIASLVIVVDQILKAFAYDVSKQLSVFVGLIITNCIVMGRAEAFAMKNPPGISFMDGIGNGLGYGVVLIFVGFLRELFGAGKLFGYEILPLVTDGGWYMANGLMLLPPSAFFIIGMFIWLVRTFHKDQVEAPEFELAKNTKKEAV